Proteins encoded by one window of Oreochromis niloticus isolate F11D_XX linkage group LG17, O_niloticus_UMD_NMBU, whole genome shotgun sequence:
- the LOC100703570 gene encoding pleckstrin homology domain-containing family A member 5 isoform X13, whose protein sequence is MEVRARLARSRALQPIPVVKQSSKLDMAADPQPDWLSCLPSSWSYGVTRDGRIFFINEEAKSTTWLHPVTGEAVITGHRKTPDLPTGWEEGYTFEGARCFIKCL, encoded by the exons ATGGAAGTGCGCGCGCGCTTGGCACGGAGCCGCGCACTCCAGCCCATACCCGTAGTAAAGCAAAGCTCCAAACTAGACATGGCGGCGGATCCTCAGCCGGACTGGCTCTCCTGCCTTCCCTCTTCTTGGAGTTATGGGGTGACTCGGGATGGACGCATATTCTTCATTAA CGAAGAAGCAAAGAGTACAACCTGGTTGCATCCAGTCACAGGAGAAGCTGTCATCACGGGGCACAGAAAAACCCCAG ATTTACCAACAGGATGGGAGGAAGGATATACATTTGAGGGAGCTCGCTGCTTCATCAA
- the LOC100703570 gene encoding pleckstrin homology domain-containing family A member 5 isoform X14 — MEVRARLARSRALQPIPVVKQSSKLDMAADPQPDWLSCLPSSWSYGVTRDGRIFFINEEAKSTTWLHPVTGEAVITGHRKTPDLPTGWEEGYTFEGARCFIK; from the exons ATGGAAGTGCGCGCGCGCTTGGCACGGAGCCGCGCACTCCAGCCCATACCCGTAGTAAAGCAAAGCTCCAAACTAGACATGGCGGCGGATCCTCAGCCGGACTGGCTCTCCTGCCTTCCCTCTTCTTGGAGTTATGGGGTGACTCGGGATGGACGCATATTCTTCATTAA CGAAGAAGCAAAGAGTACAACCTGGTTGCATCCAGTCACAGGAGAAGCTGTCATCACGGGGCACAGAAAAACCCCAG ATTTACCAACAGGATGGGAGGAAGGATATACATTTGAGGGAGCTCGCTGCTTCATCAA